The genomic stretch ACGGTCGCGGCCAGGCGGTTGCCGACCGTGCTGACGCGGCCCGTGCTCGAGGGGGGAAGCCGCGTTCTCCAGGACACCACCCTCTATCTCCAGGAAGGGTCGATGGAGGAGTGGCTCCGCGACGCGCAAAAAAAGCTGAAGGAGAGGCCGGGGAGCTCCATCCTCGGGCTGCTGGGCATTGGACTGCTCGCCGGGCGGCTGCTCCGTAAGATGGCGGAGAAGGGGGGCAAGAAGGGAGGGGCCGAGGCCTTCCGAGAACGATTGCGCGAGAGCATGTTCCTGGCGACCCATGGTGGAGTGGGGCGGCCCCCAGCCGCCGCACGTCAGCGGTTGCTGAGGGGGGGATCGGGTGGAGCGCCGACGCAGGGAGGAGTGGCCGAGGGCTTCAAGGAGCGATTGCGCGAAGGCATGTCCATGGCGACCCATGGTGGTGGAGTGGGTCGGCCCCCGGCCGCGACGCGCCTGCGCCTGCAGAAGGCTGGAGGGCCGAAGCAGGGGGCGCCACGCAAGCGCGACGTGAAGGAGAGAGCGCCGCGAGAGCCCGCGGTGAGGGCGAAGGAAGTGGCGCGAGACGTCGCCGAGGGCGCCCAGGACGCAACACGTGCCTTCGACGAGGTCACCAAGAGCGCCCAAGGTGCAACACGCGCGTTCGCCGAGGCGACCCGGGGCGCAGCGCGCGAGGGCGGTGAGGTTGCGAGAGGCGCGCGCAAGGCGATGAAGGACACAACGCGCGAGGTCGCTCGAGGGGCAGCGAAGCCAGGGGGGAAGAAGTCGCCGCCCAGCACCGAGGCCACGTCCACGAAGGCGCCCGCACAAAAGCCGAGCGGCTACCTCGGTATGGGGGCCTTCCCCGTCCGGCTGCCGGAGAGGCTTGCGAAGGTCCATGGCACCCAGAGCGGCCTCAAGGTCGCGAGCGTGGAGCCGGATGGCCCGGCCGAGGAGGCGGGGCTGCATCCGGGTGACACGCTGCTCACGCTCGAGGGGCAGCCATTGCGAGAGGTGGATGACCTGGTCGCGCAGCTGCCTCCGGAACGTGTGGGCCAGACCGTGCACGCCAAGGTGCTGCGCGCCGGGGCTGCCAGGGGCATCGACCTCATCGTTGGCGCGCACCCCTGAGCCGGGTGTCGCGAGCGCTCATGCGGCTCACTCGCCGACGAGCCGCTGCGTCCTCAACGGCGATGATTACGTCGAACGACGTGTTCCGAGTGTAGTGGCAGTGTTCCGATATCGATATCGACGAGATGCTTGGAGAGGGCATGGCGAAGTTGGACGCGGTGTTCCAGGACGTCTCACGCGCGCATCTCAGTGCGTTTATTCCTGGCAACCCATGCCCCGCTCAGCTTTTCCAGGAACTCAGTCCCGAAGAGGGGGACGGTGCTGGCGCCGGTTATCCTCATTCTTGAGTCCCCCAATCGCGCAGAATTCATCAAGCGCGACCAGCGAGTTCCTGCAAACGGCAAGACCGGAGAGCAGATTGAGAAACACCTGTGGAGGGCATTGACTCCTCTGCGCGGCGCAAACCTCAACGGCCGTCCACTGATTCCAATCCGCTGCAGTTGCTGTCCGAGGGCTGGACGGTAGTGGGAGCAGCCGAGGCGGTAGGCGTCACGCAAACCACGGCGCGCACCGTCCGTCGCCGCTACCAGCAGGAAGGCTTGGTGGGAGCGCTGCATGAGAGGCCACGGCCCGGAGCGGCGCGGCTTCTGACGGAGAGGCAGGCCAGCGAGGTAGTCGCCATGGTGTGTGCGCCGCCGCCGGAGGGCCGCGGCCGCTGGACGGTGCGCCTCATTGCCCAGGAGGCGGTGCGCAGGGGTTTCGTTGCGAAGGTTGGGCGGGAGACCGTGCGCGAACTGCTCCTGCGTCATGACTTGAAGCCTTGGCGGGAAAATGTGGTGCGTGCCCAAACTGGACACCCAGTACATCGAGCGCATGGAGGACGTTCTGGAGTTGTACGCGCGGCCACTGTGCCCGGCTGAGCCCGTCGTCTGCTTCGATGAGAGGCCCGTGCAACTACTGGAGTGGGTACGTCCTGCTTCGTCGGCCTGCCCTGGACGAGAGGCACGCCAGGATTACGCCTACTTCCGTTGTGGCACCGCCAATCTCTTCTGCGCAGTGGCGCCCAAAGCGGGCTGGCACTTCGTGAAGGCCACGCCCAACAGAAAGAGCGAGGCATTCGTCGAAGCGCTGCGAGACATTGCCAGTCAATACCCGGACGCAGAAACCATTCACCTGGTGCTCGACAACCTCAGCACCCACTCCTGCCGCGCCCTGAGGGAACTGCTGGACCATGTCGTCGTCCTGAATGAAGCCCATGCTCGGCGCCTGCTGCGCGAGTACCAGCGCTACTACAACGCGAGCCGGACGCACCTGTCCCTCGGGAAGGATGCGCCCGAGAGGCGTGAGGTGCAGGGCTCGGAGCACGGAGCCAAGGTGATAGAGCTACGGGAAGTCTTCGGGCTTCACCATCGGTACGAGCGCCGAGCTGCGTAGAGCCTCGGTCCTTCCGATGCCCTCATAGACCCGCGCGTGCTGCACCATCCTGCCTGCGTTCGCAGAACGGAATGGGTGTGCCCACACGCAGGCAAAGACATGTTGCGGCGTTTGGTCTGGGCGTAATTCCGACCTCTTTCAAACGGGAAAGAGGACCCAACGGCTCGTCGTGCGCATCGCTCTCCCGTCATGACGCGCGTTTTGACGCAGCCTTGACGCACTCATGACGCAGTGACCGAATTTGGGGTAGGCACAGGAGAGGCCGAGGCTCACGCGCACGACGCCTCATCTTAGCGCGCGTGGGCCGCGCCACGCCGACGGGACCGCGTGAGCCACCATCCCAGCAACACCGCGCTGAGCCCACTCGCGCCCGAGCCTCCCGCCTGACACCCCCCTCTCTCAGGTCGCGGGGTTGGCGTTTCTGGTTCGGGGGACGTAGGTGCCTTCGTCACGACGATGGAGAACGAGCAGCTGCGGCTGTTCTTCGCCGCGTCCGTCGCGGTGATGCTCACCGGGTGCGTCCCCTCCGGCAGCCGCGTGCCTCGCGCGAGCGAGTAATGCAAGGAGGGCCCGCTGACACGGTCCGTCGCGATGACCTCCGGCCATGTCGCCGCGGCCTTCCCATCCACCGGCTCCGCGACGAGCCGCTGTGTATCGGGGCAGATAAACTGTGGAGCGGTGGTGTCGTTGACGGAGATCGGGACGACACAGTGGACCTGATTCTTCGCCGTGTCCCGCGCGGTCACCAGGACCTCGCTCGTGCCCAGGGGAATGAGGCTCCCCATGGCAGGCGTCACGTCCACTTCCGGGCGCGACGCCACATCCGTGGCCTTTGGGAGGTCGAAAGCCAAGGAGGCGCCTTCGGGCCCTGTCGCCTCAATGGAGAGGTACGCCGGACAGGCGCTCAGGGTGGGCGCCGTCGTGTCCTGGACGATGACCTCGAAGGTGCAGCTCGCGGTATTGCCCCAGGAATCTCGCGCGGTGGCCGTGATGGGCGTGGTCCCCAGCGCGAGCATGCGCCCCTGCTCGATGCTGTACTCCATGGATATCTCCGAGGCCACATCCTCGGCCGTCACCAGGGAATAGGGAATGAAGAGGGGCGCTCCTTCGACGTGGGTCGCCTCGATGCGAAAGGGTGTCGGGTCGCAGGTGATGGTTGGGGGGCGGGTGTCGCGCACCGTGACGTCGAACGTGCACGTCGCGCGATTGCCGGACTCGTCCAGCGCGGTCACCGTCACCGCGGTGGTACCGAGGGAGAACGAGTGACCGGAGCGATGGCTGTAGCG from Myxococcus xanthus encodes the following:
- a CDS encoding PDZ domain-containing protein; protein product: MEWFHSQREALIANFAQSGARLLTVAARRLPTVLTRPVLEGGSRVLQDTTLYLQEGSMEEWLRDAQKKLKERPGSSILGLLGIGLLAGRLLRKMAEKGGKKGGAEAFRERLRESMFLATHGGVGRPPAAARQRLLRGGSGGAPTQGGVAEGFKERLREGMSMATHGGGVGRPPAATRLRLQKAGGPKQGAPRKRDVKERAPREPAVRAKEVARDVAEGAQDATRAFDEVTKSAQGATRAFAEATRGAAREGGEVARGARKAMKDTTREVARGAAKPGGKKSPPSTEATSTKAPAQKPSGYLGMGAFPVRLPERLAKVHGTQSGLKVASVEPDGPAEEAGLHPGDTLLTLEGQPLREVDDLVAQLPPERVGQTVHAKVLRAGAARGIDLIVGAHP
- a CDS encoding helix-turn-helix domain-containing protein, giving the protein MEGIDSSARRKPQRPSTDSNPLQLLSEGWTVVGAAEAVGVTQTTARTVRRRYQQEGLVGALHERPRPGAARLLTERQASEVVAMVCAPPPEGRGRWTVRLIAQEAVRRGFVAKVGRETVRELLLRHDLKPWRENVVRAQTGHPVHRAHGGRSGVVRAATVPG
- a CDS encoding transposase, with translation MPKLDTQYIERMEDVLELYARPLCPAEPVVCFDERPVQLLEWVRPASSACPGREARQDYAYFRCGTANLFCAVAPKAGWHFVKATPNRKSEAFVEALRDIASQYPDAETIHLVLDNLSTHSCRALRELLDHVVVLNEAHARRLLREYQRYYNASRTHLSLGKDAPERREVQGSEHGAKVIELREVFGLHHRYERRAA